From the Streptomyces sp. NBC_01216 genome, the window TCGAGGGTGCCGGTGCTCTCACCGACCCGCACCGGTATGGCGCGGGTCCAGGACGACGGTGCCGAGGTGTCCAGCTTCGACTTCGCCTCGGCACGGCTCATCCCTCCGATGTCCACCCCGTCGACCCGGGTGCCCTGGGATATCTCGTCCCCCGCGGCGACGAGTCCGGCGCCGTACAGGCCGCCGCCGACGGCGACGGCCGCTCCGGCCACCAGGACCGCGATACGTGTGCGACTGCCGCGTCCCGACAGGGGCGAGGGGGGTGTGTCGACGTCGGCGAAGGGGCGGCGCACACGGTCTCCGGTTGCGATCGAGGGTCAGGACATACTCGGACGAGAGTACGCCAAACGGGTGGGAATCTCCTGAGACGCCGCCCCGCCTGGGGAGTGCGGTCGTGCGGAACGGCGGCACCGCGCCCGCGCCCCGGCCGGCCCCGGGCCGCCTCCTCCGCGCCGTCCTCCGTCGGGCCGGGCGCCGTGTCCGGGGAGCGCCGCCGCCCGCGGAGGCTCCGCCCTTCGAGCCGCGCCGCCCGGATCGTGGGTGAGCGTCCGGGCGCGTCCGGTCACGGGCCTGGGGCGTCCGTCGTCCAGTGGGGCCGCCGAGGGGTATGGGAGCGCTCCCGTCGGGATAGGGTCGGCGACACACCGGCAGGCGAGGGGAGACAGCGGATGGCGGCGAGCGGGCGTCGGACCGGCAGACCCACCCTGGAGGAGGTCGCGGCCAGGGCCGGGGTCGGGCGCGGCACGGTCTCGCGGGTGATCAACGGCTCGCCCCGGGTGAGCGAGCAGGCGAGGACGGCGGTCCAACGGGCGGTCGCCGAACTCGGCTACGTGCCCAACCGTGCGGCCCGTGCCCTGGCCGGCAGTCGTACCGACGCGGTCGCCCTGGTCATCCCCGAGACCGAGGCCCGGCTCTTCACCGAGCCCTACTTCCTCGACATCGTCCGCGGGGTGAGCGGCGAACTCGCCGAGGCCGACAAGCAGTTGCTACTCACGCTGATCCGTGACGACAAGGAGCGGCAGCGCTTCGAACAGTACCTCGCCGCGCAGCGGGTGGACGGGGTGCTCCTCGTCTCCGTGCACCGGGACGATCCGCTGCCCGACCGGGTTCGGATGCTGGGCCTGCCCGCCGTGCTCAACGGACGCCGGTCCGAGGCTGAGCCGGTGGCCTTCGTCGACTCCGACAACGTCGGCGCGGGCCGTTCCGCCGTCGCGCATCTCGCCGGGCGGGGTCGCCGTCGCATCGCCACCGTCACCGGCCCGCTCGACATGTACGTCGCCCGGTGCCGGCTCGACGGCTACCGGGCGGGTCTGGCGGAGGTCGGTCTCGTGCCCGACGCGTCGCTGGTGGCGACGGGGGACTTCACCGAGGAGGGCGGGCGTCGGGCGATGCGGGAACTCCTGGAGCGCGCGCCCGAGCTGGACGCGGTCTTCGCGGCCTCCGACGTGATGGCGGCGGGCGCGCGCTCGGTGCTGCGCGCGGCGGGCCGCCGCGTGCCAAAGGACGTCGCACTCGTCGGCGTCGACGACTCGGCCGTGGCCCGGCACATGGACCCGCCGCTGACCAGCGTGCGCCAGCCCATCGAGGAGATGGGACGCACCATGGCGCGCCTGTTGCTCCAGGAGATCACGGAGGAGTCCGTCGAACAGCCGCGCCGCGTGCTGCCGACGGAGCTGGTCATCCGCGCCTCGTCCTGAGCCCGGCGCGCCCGCCCGCGCGGGGCGTCGACCGCGTCGTGGTGCCCGAAGCCGCGGGAGTCCCGGGCGTCGTCACCGCGCCGCGAGGAGGTGCTCCAGTGCCAGCTGGTCCAGTCGCTCGAAGGCCGACGACCGCGCGGCCACCGCGACCGCGTCGAAGTCCTCGTAGGCCGACCGGTCCGCGAGGAGCCCGCCGAGACCGTCGGCGGCCGTCGGGACGGACAGCTCGGGAACGCGTGCGGCGGCCAGCGCCTCCAGGACGTCGGGATCCGCGCGGAACGAGGCGGCTCGCTCCTTCAGGATCAGGTAGTTGCGCATGCAGTTCCGCGCGGATTCCCACACGCCGTCGGAGCCGTCGGTGCGCGCGGGCTTGAAGTCGAAGTGCCGGGGGCCCTCGTAGCCGGCCGACTCGAGCAGATCCACGAGCCAGAATGCCTGACGCAGGTCCCCGGCCCCGAACCGGAGGTCCTGGTCGTACTTGGCGCCCGACTGGCCGTTGAGATCGATGTGGAAGAGCTTGCCCGCCCACAGCGCCTGCGCGACGCCGTGCGGGAAGTTCAGCCCCGCCATCTGCTCGTGGCCGGTCTCCGGGTTGACGCCGACCAGTTCCGGCCGTTCCAGGCGTTCGATGAAGGCGAGGGCGTGCCCGATCGTGGGAAGCAGGATGTCGCCGCGCGGCTCGTTCGGCTTGGGCTCGATCGCGAAGCGCAGGTCGTAGCCCTGCGTGGTGACGTGGTCGCCCAGGAGGTCGAATGCCTCCTTCATGCGGTCGAGTGCCACCCTGACGTCCTTCGCCGCGCCCGACTCCGCGCCCTCCCGGCCGCCCCAGGCGACATAGGTGGCCGCACCGAGCTCGACGGCCAGGTCGATGTTCCGGATCGTCTTGCGCAGGGCGAAGCGCCGTACCTCGCGGTCGTTGGCGGTGAAGCCGCCGTCCTTGAAGACCGGGTGTGAGAAGAGGTTCGTGGTCGCCATCGGCACCTTCAGGCCGGTGCCGTCGAGTGCGGCACGGAAACGTGCGACCGCCCTCGCGCGGTCCGCGTCTGACGCGCCGAAGGGGATGAGGTCGTCGTCGTGGAACGTCACGCCGTACGCGCCGAGCTCCGCGAGACGCCCGACCGACTCGACGGGGTCGAGGGCCGCCCGGGTGGCGTCGCCGAAGGGGTCTCGGCCCTGCCAGCCGACGGTCCACAGGCCGAAGGTGAAACGGTCGGCGGGGGTGGGGGCGCATCGGGTGGGCATGGGGCGTCCTCTCGGTCGGCGGCCTGGATCTCCGATTTGTTTTCTGAAATAACTAATACGGTACCGACAGGCGCCACGCCAGTGGGCCCGGCCCCTGGCCTCGAACCCGACCTTGAAACGCGAACCTGACCTTGGACGCGAACCCGGCAGGACACCGACCCCGAGGAGGCGCCATGCCCGAGCGGAATCCCGTGGTGATCGGCGTGGACAGTTCCACGCAGTCGACGAAGGCGGCCGTGGTGGACTCCGCCACCGGCGCACTGCTGGCCGTCGGGCGCGCCCCGCACACGGTCACCGGCACGGACGGCGCGCGCGAGAGCGACCCCGGGCAGTGGTGGTCCGCCCTGCGCGACGCGGTCGGCCGGGGCCTGCGGGACGCGGGCGTCCCGGCACGCGCCGTCGTCGCGATCGCCGTGGCCGGACAGCAACACGGCCTGGTCGTGCTCGACGGCGACGGGACACCGCTGCGGCCCGCGCTGTTGTGGAACGACGTCCGTTCGGCGCCCCAGGCCGTCGCCCTCACCGATGCGCTCGGCGGCCCCCGGCCCTGGCTGGCGAGGACCGGTTCCGTACCCGTCGCCGCCATGACCGCCGCCAAATGGGCGTGGCTGCGCGCCCACGAGCCCGCCACCGCCGCCGCGGCGGCCCGCATCCGGCTTCCGCACGACTTCCTCACCGAGCGGCTGACCGGCGAGGCCGTGACCGATCCCGGAGACGCCTCCGGCACCTGCTGGTACTCCACCGCCGCTCACGCCTACGACGCCGGACTGCTCGACCTCCTCGGGATCGACCCGGGCCTGCTGCCCGCGGTCGCTCCCACCGGCGCTACCCGTGTGGGCACCCTCGCGCCTTCCGCCGCCCGCGCCCTCGGCCTCCCCGGACACGTCGCCGTCGCGGCCGGCACCGGTGACAACATGGCCGCTGCCGTCGGGCTCGGTCTCGGCGCGCACGGACTGCTCGACCACCCCGTCGTCAGCCTCGGCACCTCCGGGACGGTCTACGCGGCCACCCGCACCCGTCCCGCCGCCCCCGGCCTCGCCGGGTTCGCCGCCACCGACGCCACGTACCTCCCGCTGGGCTGCACACTCAACTGCACCCTGGCCGTGGATCGGTTCGCCCGGCTCCTCGGTCTCGACCGCGAACAGGCCGTGCCCGGCGGCGGCGTGGTGGTCCTGCCGTATCTCGACGGCGAACGCACACCCGACCTGCCCCACGCGGGCGGCCTCCTCACCGGCCTGCGGCACGACACCGCGTCCGGCGCCGTGCTCGGCGCGGCCTACGAGGGCGCCGCCTTCAGCGTGCTGCGCGTCCTCGACGGCCTCCTCGACGTCTGTACCCCCGATCCCGCGGCGGTGGCTGACCGCCCCCTGCGCCTCATCGGCGGAGGAGCCCGGGGGCGCTTCTGGCGGGACACCGTCCGCAGGCTCTCCGGACGTCCGCTCCTCGTGCCCGCCGTCACCGAACCGGTCGCCTACGGGGCCGCCGCGCTCGCGGCGGGCGCGCTCACGGGCGCCGACCCGGTCGCACCGGCCGTCGCCTGGGGTGCGGGGGGCGGCGCCGTCCTGCCTCCGGTGCGGCGGGACACGGAGACCTGGGAGCGGATCGCGGCGGTTCTGGAGGGTGCGGAGCCTCTCCTGGCCCGTGGGCCGGGCACTCCGGGCCACGCCCATGGTCCGTGCCGCCGGTCCCCGAGACCGTGACCGCGTTCGCGGCGTCTGCCCGAGCGCGGCCCGCGCGGCCGTCATCGGCCCGGCGGTCCGTCCCCGCCCGTGTCCGCTCGGGCCTGTCCCCGTGGCCCACTCCGGGCCGCCCGGCGTGCGCTCTTCGGCGTGTCGTTCGGGTGCCTCCAGCGGGCGCGCGGCGGCACGCCGGGTTCGAATCGGGACATGGCTCCCTACGACAGGCCGCGCACGGACGGCTTCCCCTCGACACCGGCGACCGGCACCTGGTGGTACGCGGCCGTGGCCGGGGAAGCGGCCGGTTCCTTCAGCGCCCGTGTCCGCAACCGGATGCGGGCCGCCTGCCTCGGCTCGGTCGCCCTGCTGGCCGTCCTCTACGCCTGGCTGGTCCTCACGGCGACGGGCCAGCGCTGGGAGA encodes:
- a CDS encoding LacI family DNA-binding transcriptional regulator; this translates as MAASGRRTGRPTLEEVAARAGVGRGTVSRVINGSPRVSEQARTAVQRAVAELGYVPNRAARALAGSRTDAVALVIPETEARLFTEPYFLDIVRGVSGELAEADKQLLLTLIRDDKERQRFEQYLAAQRVDGVLLVSVHRDDPLPDRVRMLGLPAVLNGRRSEAEPVAFVDSDNVGAGRSAVAHLAGRGRRRIATVTGPLDMYVARCRLDGYRAGLAEVGLVPDASLVATGDFTEEGGRRAMRELLERAPELDAVFAASDVMAAGARSVLRAAGRRVPKDVALVGVDDSAVARHMDPPLTSVRQPIEEMGRTMARLLLQEITEESVEQPRRVLPTELVIRASS
- the xylA gene encoding xylose isomerase, with protein sequence MPTRCAPTPADRFTFGLWTVGWQGRDPFGDATRAALDPVESVGRLAELGAYGVTFHDDDLIPFGASDADRARAVARFRAALDGTGLKVPMATTNLFSHPVFKDGGFTANDREVRRFALRKTIRNIDLAVELGAATYVAWGGREGAESGAAKDVRVALDRMKEAFDLLGDHVTTQGYDLRFAIEPKPNEPRGDILLPTIGHALAFIERLERPELVGVNPETGHEQMAGLNFPHGVAQALWAGKLFHIDLNGQSGAKYDQDLRFGAGDLRQAFWLVDLLESAGYEGPRHFDFKPARTDGSDGVWESARNCMRNYLILKERAASFRADPDVLEALAAARVPELSVPTAADGLGGLLADRSAYEDFDAVAVAARSSAFERLDQLALEHLLAAR
- the xylB gene encoding xylulokinase, producing the protein MPERNPVVIGVDSSTQSTKAAVVDSATGALLAVGRAPHTVTGTDGARESDPGQWWSALRDAVGRGLRDAGVPARAVVAIAVAGQQHGLVVLDGDGTPLRPALLWNDVRSAPQAVALTDALGGPRPWLARTGSVPVAAMTAAKWAWLRAHEPATAAAAARIRLPHDFLTERLTGEAVTDPGDASGTCWYSTAAHAYDAGLLDLLGIDPGLLPAVAPTGATRVGTLAPSAARALGLPGHVAVAAGTGDNMAAAVGLGLGAHGLLDHPVVSLGTSGTVYAATRTRPAAPGLAGFAATDATYLPLGCTLNCTLAVDRFARLLGLDREQAVPGGGVVVLPYLDGERTPDLPHAGGLLTGLRHDTASGAVLGAAYEGAAFSVLRVLDGLLDVCTPDPAAVADRPLRLIGGGARGRFWRDTVRRLSGRPLLVPAVTEPVAYGAAALAAGALTGADPVAPAVAWGAGGGAVLPPVRRDTETWERIAAVLEGAEPLLARGPGTPGHAHGPCRRSPRP